From a region of the Janthinobacterium sp. 61 genome:
- a CDS encoding J domain-containing protein produces the protein MGKIHTHYDNLKVARLAPQEVIRAAYKALSQKYHPDKNPGDEKAARIMAILNSAYGTLSDPQRRREHDEWIAAEEWEIEWLESTHHEEGKSRDGRAKGHAQSHEHAWAQDVPPPKGKPRRGLQPIWRNWRWWLSLLVCLLLGWLGALLMLDTSQPMPTALASAWSGLARDGAKPHAPTATPAASKAEAVAVDSWAVGKPYAPEPRETPMPEIRVLAVSQLSLKAIQPACDGVAKAESASLVAPNGEPWPVHSGYVDGFPIGNKGDELAVSIDNSNNTAPVFVKLYDTERRSNVRYLYILANDKLLVEQLSAGRYEVRYQAVGPGQDNCGGTTRGGASAPAPAVGEDGAKNPVVSSI, from the coding sequence ATGGGAAAGATACATACACACTATGACAACCTGAAGGTGGCGCGCCTGGCGCCGCAGGAAGTCATACGTGCCGCGTACAAAGCCCTCAGCCAGAAATACCACCCTGACAAGAATCCCGGCGACGAAAAGGCCGCCCGCATCATGGCGATCCTCAACAGCGCCTATGGCACCTTGTCCGATCCGCAACGCCGCAGGGAACACGACGAGTGGATCGCTGCCGAGGAGTGGGAAATCGAATGGCTGGAAAGCACCCACCACGAAGAAGGCAAAAGCCGCGATGGCCGCGCGAAAGGCCATGCCCAGTCGCATGAGCATGCTTGGGCGCAGGATGTGCCACCACCAAAGGGCAAACCGCGACGCGGCCTGCAGCCCATCTGGCGCAACTGGCGCTGGTGGCTGAGCCTGCTTGTCTGCCTGTTGCTGGGCTGGCTGGGCGCCTTGCTGATGCTCGATACCTCCCAGCCCATGCCGACCGCGCTGGCGTCGGCCTGGAGCGGGCTGGCCCGCGATGGCGCCAAGCCCCATGCGCCGACCGCCACGCCAGCGGCATCGAAAGCTGAGGCCGTGGCAGTCGACAGCTGGGCGGTGGGCAAGCCGTATGCACCGGAACCCCGGGAAACGCCGATGCCCGAGATCCGCGTGCTGGCTGTTTCCCAGCTGAGCCTGAAAGCCATCCAGCCCGCCTGCGATGGCGTAGCTAAGGCAGAGTCCGCATCGCTGGTGGCGCCCAATGGCGAACCCTGGCCAGTGCATTCCGGCTATGTCGATGGATTTCCGATCGGGAACAAGGGCGATGAGCTGGCCGTCAGCATCGACAACAGCAACAATACCGCGCCCGTGTTCGTCAAACTGTATGACACGGAGCGGCGCTCGAACGTGCGCTACCTGTACATCCTCGCCAACGACAAGCTGCTGGTGGAACAGCTCAGCGCAGGCAGGTATGAAGTGCGCTACCAGGCAGTCGGGCCGGGCCAGGACAATTGTGGCGGCACCACGCGCGGCGGTGCATCGGCTCCCGCGCCGGCCGTTGGCGAAGATGGTGCGAAGAATCCTGTTGTAAGCAGCATCTAA
- a CDS encoding DUF3369 domain-containing protein has protein sequence MTDLKADADDDWLLDEDEPVASPAGLAAPDQRLWRVLIVDDDVDVHAVTRLALRNVSFKGRELELFSAYSGREAFEILRDTPDIALVLLDVVMETDDAGLILAKRIRADLNNSIVRVVLRTGQPGQAPEQRVIIEYDINDYKAKTELTTQKLFTTVISALRAYESLMMLERSRIGLGKILAGATNLYQIHSLREFASGVLNQVSAILDVGADGVLCLMQGGAGGPEVVAATGTYATLAESEALPADHALAPTIAKAFAEKRSQFEHPANVLFIHTEGNRELAISVTPPWPLAQIQRDLLEVFCQRIAAAFDNLYMFGQLRKAQEATVVALADLAEFRDSDTGGHVRRVQQLSDAIARRMQQRGVYADELTPQLLDMIGLASILHDVGKVATPDAVLLKPGKHTDEERAQMQLHASVGRTILERAANMVDGVSYLTYGAQIAGGHHEHFDGAGYPDGLKGRTIPIAARIVAVVDVFDALLHERPYKEPWPYPQVREYIEQRSGSQFDPEVVTALLDLIDHEPELWHPESAAA, from the coding sequence ATGACCGACCTCAAAGCCGATGCAGACGATGACTGGCTGCTCGACGAGGATGAGCCGGTGGCCAGTCCTGCCGGGCTGGCCGCGCCCGACCAGCGCCTGTGGCGCGTCCTGATCGTCGATGATGACGTCGATGTGCATGCGGTAACGCGGCTGGCGCTGCGCAATGTCAGCTTCAAGGGCCGCGAACTGGAACTGTTTTCCGCCTATAGTGGCCGCGAAGCGTTTGAGATCTTGCGCGATACGCCCGATATTGCGCTGGTGCTGCTCGATGTGGTGATGGAAACGGATGATGCGGGTCTGATCCTCGCCAAGCGCATTCGCGCCGACCTGAACAACTCCATCGTGCGCGTCGTGCTGCGCACGGGCCAGCCGGGCCAGGCGCCCGAGCAGCGCGTCATCATCGAATACGACATCAACGATTACAAGGCCAAGACGGAACTGACGACGCAGAAGCTGTTTACCACCGTCATCTCGGCTCTGCGTGCCTACGAGAGCCTGATGATGCTCGAGCGCAGCCGCATCGGCCTGGGCAAGATCCTCGCCGGCGCCACCAATCTGTACCAGATCCATTCTCTGCGCGAATTCGCTTCCGGTGTGCTCAACCAGGTGAGCGCCATCCTCGATGTGGGTGCCGACGGAGTGCTGTGCCTGATGCAGGGCGGCGCCGGAGGGCCAGAGGTGGTCGCCGCCACGGGCACCTATGCCACGCTGGCCGAGTCGGAAGCCCTGCCGGCCGACCATGCGCTCGCCCCCACCATCGCCAAGGCGTTTGCGGAAAAGCGCAGCCAGTTCGAGCATCCGGCCAATGTGCTGTTTATCCACACGGAAGGCAACCGCGAGCTGGCCATCTCCGTCACGCCGCCCTGGCCGCTGGCGCAGATCCAGCGCGACCTGCTGGAAGTATTTTGCCAGCGCATCGCCGCCGCCTTCGACAACCTGTATATGTTTGGCCAGCTGCGCAAGGCGCAGGAAGCAACTGTGGTGGCGCTGGCCGACCTGGCCGAGTTCCGCGACAGCGACACGGGCGGCCATGTGCGGCGGGTACAGCAATTGTCTGATGCCATCGCCCGGCGCATGCAGCAGCGCGGCGTATATGCCGACGAGTTGACGCCGCAGCTGCTCGACATGATCGGCCTGGCCAGCATCTTGCACGACGTGGGCAAGGTGGCCACGCCGGACGCCGTGCTGCTGAAACCAGGCAAGCATACGGATGAGGAGCGGGCGCAGATGCAGCTGCATGCCAGCGTCGGGCGCACCATCCTCGAGCGGGCCGCCAATATGGTCGACGGCGTCAGCTACCTCACGTATGGCGCGCAGATCGCCGGCGGCCACCACGAGCATTTCGATGGCGCCGGCTATCCGGACGGCCTGAAGGGGCGCACTATTCCCATAGCCGCGCGCATCGTTGCCGTGGTCGACGTCTTCGATGCCCTGTTGCACGAGCGGCCCTACAAGGAGCCATGGCCGTATCCGCAGGTGCGCGAATACATCGAACAGCGCAGCGGCAGCCAGTTCGATCCGGAAGTGGTGACGGCACTGCTGGACCTGATCGACCATGAGCCGGAACTGTGGCATCCGGAGAGCGCCGCCGCTTGA